The Nocardia terpenica nucleotide sequence CGCGCGGTGAGGAACAGCACGGGGGCGTCGATGCCGTCGGCCCGCAGCCGCCGCAGCAGCCCGAAGCCGTCCATGCCCGGCATCATCACGTCGACGATCAGCGCGTCGGGCCGGAAGGTCTTGGCGCGGTCCAGGCCCTCGGCCCCGTTCGCCGCGGTGGCCACCTCGAACCCCTGGTAGCGCAGGCTCACCGACAGCAGCTCGACGATCATCGGCTCGTCGTCGACGACCAGGACGCGAGCCTCGGGAATCCGATCGGCAGGCACACCATTCATGCCCACATACTCTCCCGCTCAGCCCTCGAGTCGCTGTACCTTCCCTGGGAGTTTCCTGGGAACGCCTTCGGCTCCCTCCGCCGTCCTCGGTCTCGCCCGGACCGACGACCACATCCCCCGCCATCGGGCCCCCGCGCACTCACCAGGCACGTTCGTGGAATCCGCTCGAACGGGGTTTGTCCGTGTCGTCGCATAACGTCTGCTGCTGATGTTCGGCTTCCGGTCGGGTCGAGTTCGCTTCCATAAATCCGGCTATCGTGTCGAACCGAGATTCGGTGGAGTTGTAGTATCGCTGCTTGAGTTCTCGGACTTTCGCCTGGTAATCCTGGATCAGCAGTGCGGCCGCTTCGGCGACGCTGCCGCCGAACTGGCTTTCGGTTATCTCGCGGATCGTGCCGGGTGCGATGTGAACCGAGAAATTCCGCATGCCGATCGTGGAGATGGTGATTCGATGGTCGCTCGATGCGCCGGCAGCCTCGGTTTTGTCTCGCTCGGCGAAGAAGTCGATATCTGTCGAATCAACGGCATCGACGATCAGATTGGCATATTCGATCGCCCTTCGGTACTGCTGCCGCCATCCGGCCCACAGCAGCTCCGCGATACTGGTCAGCGCCTGCTCCAGCATCGGTTCGTCGGCGAATGCATATGCGCCGTCTTCGAAAAACAATTCGATATCGGTCCGCCGAGACAATTCGGCTTCGATTTCAGTGCCGGGCGCACGCACGCGTATCCGGATATTGTCCAGCCGCTCGGCCAGATTCTGCACGGTCTTTCCCCCTAGCCTGTGTGGCCCATACCGTTGTCGCCGACGAGGTCGCGGTCGTTCATCTCGGCCAGCCGTGGGCGCGCGGAGACGAGTACGTCCTTGTTCGCGTGCATCAACTCGATCAGCGACCGCACCCTGTCGGCCATCTGCTGTGTCTCGACCTCATGAATGTCATTGGTGAGGTCGGCGACGGCCTGTTTCATCGAGTTGATGATGGAGTCACAAGTGCTCGCATCCGATGTCGATTTGCCGGCGAGGCCCGCATTACCGACGGCCGCGGCCGCGCCGATCGCTACGACCGGCGCGGTAGCGCCCCCGGTTCCGATGGTGATGACCGCCGCAAGGGCGGTGCCTACCGCAGACAGCACCGAGAACCCGAAGGACACATCGGCCTTACCGCAGCCGTGGGCATGGTCGAACGCATCCATCGTGTTCTGCGCGATATTGTCGATGTCCGCGCGCGCCTTCTCCCACATCTCCCGGTGGGCCTGGAGGACACCTTTCATCATCGACAGCGCCGTGAAATGGTTTACAGAAATCGTTTTGAAGGTGTCGAGGAAGTTGACCTTGAACGCCTCCGCGGCCTCACCGGTCCAGTCGTGCAGATAACCGGCGTCGGTCGTTATCTTGTCCAGGTTCGTCGCAACGAATCGGACGTCCTCGCTCAGTTTGGTGATCGGGGTGGTTTGGGTCATCACCTTCTGCATCGCCGCGGAAATATCGGCGATCAACGGATCGTATTTTTCCGGATCGGGTATCCTGGAAAACGGCTCGAACAGCGGCTCGATGAATGCGAAGTATCGTTCGAGCGCCGCGCGATCGGGGCGCTGGCTCGCCACCGGTTTGTCGTTCTCCTGGTACGCCAGATCGACAGCCTTCTCCTTGATTGTGCGTGCGTTCTGCATGAGCTGCTCGAAACTCACCGCCCACCGCCCGGCGCCGGGTTGTCGTCGTCGTGCACGCGACGGTTCATCTCGTCGGCCGCTTCTCGATCCATCGCCGCGAAAATCCGCGCCGCCTTGTCCAACGCCGCCCACGTATCGTCCAGATTTCTTCTGGTTTCCTTCATGAATCCCAGCACGGTGTCGTGCAGATCAAGATAAGCCCGGTACACCGGACCGAGTGCGTCACCACCGAATTGCTCCGGACGCCGCATCACCTGCGCTACGTCACCCCGAACCTTGTCACACTTATCGATCGCCAGGCCGTAATCGGCCGAAACCGCCGGGAAGTGCACCTTCGCCGCCTGTTCCAGTCTGTGCAGGTCGGCACCGAGATCCTTACCGTGGTGAACCATGCTCCCCCTCCATCCCCATCCGATCTCATATCGACCGAGACCTTCGCTTACCCGACCCTGGAGTCAAGGTGTCGGGACCGAACCCGCACGGTACTCGGAAGTGAAGAATCGCCAAAGACACAGAATATAAGGGGTTCGAATTCACTCGGCTCGGCGAACACCGGTGGATGAGTTTCCAAGTCCCCTGGGCACGTTGGTAGACCTGGGTCACGCGGATGTGGCACCAGCCGCCGTTGGTTTCCTCGGCCGGAGGAGTGGTCGGCGACAACCTGGTCACCGACCATGATCAACCGATTGGGTTATACCCCTACCGGGTCAGGGCATCTTGCCGGTTATGCTGGTGGCGTGGTCGCGATGCTGATGTCCGAGGGCACGCATGAGGGCGCCACCGCCCCGGGCACAGACCACCACATGGCGCACATGGCTATGCACGGCTGCCTGTTCGTCCTGTCGATGGTCGCGTCCGTGGCCATGCAGGCTCCGGCGCGTCGCCTTCCGACAGAACCGACCCGCAATCGCGGGGACGTCCTCGACTTCAGGGAGAACCCATGCCCGCCCACCGGTTTCCGCTCGCGCAGCCGTTGACCCGGCGAGGGTTGCTCGCCCTCGGCGGCGGTCTCGCGACCGCCGCCGCCCTGGCCGCTTGTTCGACGAACTCGCGCACCCTCGTGATGCCCGACTCCGATGCGATGCGCGCCGCCGAGAATCGGCGCCGGGCGGCCGGCGCCGCGGTGCGCGAGGTGAGATTGCGTGCCGAACCCGCCACGGTCGACCTCGGCGGGGTGCAGGTGCAGACCTGGACCTACGGCGGCCGCCTGCCCGGACAGGAAATCCGCCTGACCCGGGGCGAGGTGCTCCGCGCCGATGTCACCAACACCCTGCCCATGCAGACCACCGTGCACTGGCACGGTGTCGCGTTGCGCAACGACATGGACGGCGGCGAGCCCGGCGTCACCCAGCCCGCGATCGCCGCGAACGGCGGCACCTTCGGCTACGAGTTCACCGTGCCCGACGCCGGAACCTACTGGTTCCACCCGCACACCGGGGTCCAGCTCGACCGCGGCCTGTACGCCCCGCTGATCGTCGAGGACCCGGCCGACGGCACGGATTACGACCTCGAAGCCGTTGTCGTGCTCGATGATTGGCTCGACGGAGTAAACGGACGTGACCCCGACAAACAGCTGCGGCAGCTGCGCGACAAGGGCATGGCCGGGATGAACATGGGCAGCTCGTCGATGCCGATGGCCACCGACCCCCATGCACCGTTGGGGTCGGACGCCGGGGACGTGAAAGATTACCCGTATTTCCTGATCAACGGACGCATCGGCGCCGATCCGCAAACCTTCACCGCCCGACCGGGTCAGCGGATGCGGCTGCGCATCATCAACGCCGCCGCCGACACCGCCTTCCGCGTCGCCGTCGGGGGCCACCGGCTGCGCATCATCCACACCGACGGCTTCCCCGTGCAACCGGTCACCACCTCCAGCGTGCTGCTCGGCATGGGTGAACGCTACGACGTCATCGTCGATCTCGCGGACGGCGTCTTCCCGCTCGTCGCGGCCGCGGAAGGCAAGGCCGGTCAAGGGTTCGCACTGATCCGCACCGGCAGCGGCGCCCCGCCCGCGGCCGATGTACAGCCCGCCGAACTGTCGGCCCCGCCGCTGACCGCCGACCGGCTCGTCGCCCTGGACGCGGTGCGTCTGCCGAAGCGAACCCCGGACCGGACCCTCGACCTCACCCTGGCCGCGGACTCCAAGCAGTACATCTGGACGATCAACGGGCAGGTCTACGACAAGCGCACCCCGCTGGATGTGACTCAGGGACAACGGGTCCGGCTGCGGTTCGTCAACAAGACCATGATGTTCCACCCGATGCACCTGCATGGGCATACCTTCGAGCTCGTCACCCCGGCCGGCACCGGCCCCCGCAAGGACACTTCGATCGTGCTACCGATGCGCACCGTCGAGGTCGACCTCGACGCGAACAACCCCGGCCAATGGATGCTGCACTGCCACAACGTCTATCACGCCGAGTCGGGCATGATGACCGTGCTGTCCTACGTTCGCTGATACCCGCGCCGGACACCGGCCGGAGCCACCGACTTCGGGAATTTCACCAATGGTCGTCGACGGAGGTGACGTCGCCGCACCGGACGACCTCGCTGCCCTTGGCATTGGCGTCGACGGAAAGCTGGATGGGGGAGTCGTCGCACAGCGACTCGGTGTGGCGGCGAATATAGAGGGTCTCGACCGCGTCACAGCGGTTGTGGTAGTACACCGTCGTTGTCATGCTGCCGTTCTCGTACGAGTAGGTGAAACAGCCGCTTTCTCCCCTCTCGGCGGAGGCGGGGGAAGCGGTGAAGACGGAGACACCGACCGAGGCAGCGACAATAGCGACTCCGGCTAGCAGTCTGCTGGTGTTCTTCCTGCGCATTGACGCTCCTGATGATTGCTCGTTCCGAGTGGGACCCGACGGGTGGCCGGGCGGTCGTGGGCACGACATCCGGGATCGGGCATCGGTGAGAGTACGCACGGTCGTTGCGCTCCGGTTGCCGATAGGCGCAGCGAATTTGTCGTCACGCGCAAAGGTCGCACCGCGACCGTCGATCACGCCGACCACAGCAACATCAAGATGGATACATCCGGTAAGGACGAGCATCCGCATCCGGACGAACCGTCGCCGATCGGGGCGGCTCCGTCAGGCGGCGAAGACGGTGCGGACGACGGATTCGTCGCCGTCGATCTCTACCAGTCCGAGGGCGCGGGCGCCGCTGAGGGTGAGGGCGCCGGCGGCGAGGCCGAGGATGTAGGCGGGGTCACCGAGAGCGTGCGGCCCGCCTGGGTCGACGACGACCTGTTCCCGTTCGAGAGTCGCTTCGTCGATATCGACGGGCACACCGTGCATTACGTCGACGAGGGGTCGGGTCCCACTCTGCTTTTTCTGCATGGCAATCCGACCTGGTCGTTCCTCTGGCGCGACGTGATCCGCGCGCTGCGCGACGACTTCCGGTGCGTCGCCCTGGATTACCCGGGCTTCGGGTTGTCGACGCCGATGCCCGGCTACCGCTATCTGCCCGAGGAGCACGCGGACGTCGTCACCGGGTTCGTCGACTCCCTCGGCCTGGAGGGGGTCACCCTGGTCGGGCAGGACTGGGGCGGCCTGATCGGCCTGGCCGCCGTGCAGCGTCGGCCGGGCGTCTTCGATCGGCTGGTACTCGCCGACACCTGGGCCTGGCCGACCAATGGTGTTCTCCACTTCGAGTACTTCTCACGCATCTTCGGCGGACCCCCCGGCCGCTTCCTGGCCCGGCACCTGAATTTCCTCGTCAACGTGTTCATCCCCCTGGGCCACCGGCGGCGCAAGCCCACCGCAGCCGAGATGACCCACTACCGCCGGGCTATGGACACCCCCGAGCGACGCATGGCCTCCGCGGTATTCCCCCGCCGGGTCCTCGCCAGCCGCGCCTTCTTCGCCGAGGTGGAGGCCGGCCTCGCCGACATCGCCCACCTGCCGACGCTGATCGTGTGGGGTGACGCCGATATCGCCTTCCGCCCCCAGGAGCGCGAGCGCCTGGAAGCGACCTTCCCCAACCACAAGACCGTGATCGTCGCGGGCGCCGGAACCTACGTGGAGTCCGACGCACCCGACGAGTTCGTCACCGCGATCCGCGACTGGACCGCGACCCAGCGCCCAGACACATCGCACCGCCGCCCTCCGTCATAGCAACACGGAGCCAGAGACCTACACGCCTCAGCGTGTCAGGTCAACGGCGCATAACGAACGCAATCCAAAAGAAGGCTCCGACCAGATTCCGCAGGTCGGAGCCCTTTCGAGCCCCCTGTCAGGATTGAACTGACGACCTTTCGCTTACAAGGCGAGTGCTCTACCACTGAGCTAAGGAGGCGGAAAAGCGGTGCCCATCATAACCGGGGGCACCTTGGGGGTAAAAATGGGCGAGATGGCGGCCGGGCGTTGCCCGGCCGCCGGTCTACTGCCCGCGCCGTATCGTCGAACCGCGGGTCAGGACTGGGCGGCCTGCCGGGCCGCGTCGTCGGCGGCCATCGCGTCGCGCAGGCTCTTGGGCCGCATGTCGGTCCAGTTCTTCTCGACGTATTCGACGCAGGCGGCGCGGCTGTCCTCGCCGAAGACGACTCGCCATCCGGCCGGAACCTCGGCGAAGGCGGGCCACAGCGAATGCTGTTCCTCGTCGTTGACCAGGACGAAGAAGCGGCCGTCCTCGTCGTCGAAGGGGTTGGTGCTCATTTCACCTCACTGGATACTGGCGCTGTGTACGGGAACGCCGGTGCGCGGTCCGACAGGGATCGGCGTCCGAGCGTTGTGTCGACCCTAGCAAGGTCGGCGTTACGGGAGGGCGGTTACCTCGGGGCCCGCCGGATTACCGCGAGCCCCGACCCTCAGCCCGCGAAGAAGTCGAGCAGGACCTTGTTGACCGCTTCCGGACGCTCCAGGTACCCGTAGTGCCCGGCGTCGGGGATCTCCTGATAGCGCGCGCCCGGGATCACCTCGGCCAGTTCGCGCGCGAGGTAGGGCGGGAGCATCCGGTCGTCGGCGAAACCGACCGCCAGGCAAGGGACCTTGATGCCGCGATAGGCGTGCAGGCGGTCGAACTCGTGGTCCATCCGGCGCTGGGCGCGGATACCGGGCGGGACGGGCCCGCCGGTGAACTCGAACAGGTCCAGCCAGTCGCGGGCGGCGTGGGTGTCGGCCAGTGTCGCCGGGGACAGGTTCAGCACCGCGGTCACCGCGGCCTCGTACTTCGGCGGCAGCGTGATACCGCTGGCGTCCAGGTCGTGCTCGCCCGCGGACAGCGTCTTCTGCAGCTGGTCCATGCGGCCGTGCCCGGCCATGAACACGGCCTTGCGCACCAGGTCGGGCCGGGTCAGCGCCAGCTCCTGCGCCACCCGCGCGCCCATCGAGGTGCCCGCGACCAGCGCCGGGCCCTCGTCGAGGAACTCGATCAGCGCGGCGGTGTCGGCGACCAGGTCATCGATGGTGATCCCGTCGGCGGACTCGAACGACGGGGCGATGCCGCGATTGTCGAAGGTGCACACCCGATATCCGGCGGCGACCAGCGCGGGCACCTGGTGCAGCTCCCACACCCGGCCCGGGCTGCCGGTGCCCATGATCAGGACGACCAGGGGTGCAGCGCCCTTGGCGTCGGAGCCCTTGGCCCGGTCTCCCTTCAGCTGATAGTTCAGCGCGATTCCGTTTACCGTGGCCAACGGCATAATGCTGGACCCTTTCTGCGGACATTAGACTTCCTTCCACGGTATAGGCACAGCGACCGTCGGCGTTTCTCCGGTCCGATGTGGGTTATTGCGGTCAGGACGCGGTGCGACCGAGGCGGGTGGTCCCGGGTTCCGGGACCGATACCATTGACTTCTCGAAACCGTGACAAACCGTAAACGTGACACACCAGCCGAGAGGACACACCGATGGCCGCGAAGGGCGCCAACGACATCGCGGACGACGATCTGGAGCCGCTCGCCGACGAAACCGCTCGGCAGGCCCAGCGCGTGGTAGCCGCCTACGCCACCGACGCCGACGAGTGCCGGATGCTGCTGTCCATGCTCGGCATCGGGCCCAGCGTCCGCACCGACTAGGGGCGTCGAACCCACCCCCGCGACAACTACAACGGGCTCGAGCGACCGGAGGATCCCGCCGTGGACCAGATCAGTGACACCCACACCGACCGATCGAGCCAGGACCGCGACGGAGCCGGATCCGGTTTCGTCGTGGTCGCGAATCGACTGCCGGTCGATCTGGAGCGATTGCCGGACGGCACCACTCGCTGGAAGCGCAGCCCCGGCGGATTGGTGACCGCGCTGGAACCGGTGCTGCGCACCAACAGTGGCGCGTGGGTCGGCTGGGCGGGGGTGCCCGACGTCGACGTCGACCCGATCATCGAGGACGGCCTGGAGCTGCATCCGGTGCCGCTGGCCGCCGAAGAGGTCGAGGAGTACTACGAGGGCTTCTCCAACGGCACGCTGTGGCCGCTCTACCACGACGTGATCGTGCGGCCGGAGTACCACCGCTCGTGGTGGTCGGCCTACGTCAACGTCAACCGCCGCTTCGCCGAGCACACCGCGAAGGTGGCCGCCGAGGGCGCCACCGTCTGGGTGCAGGACTACCAGTTACAGCTGGTGCCGAAGATGCTGCGGATGCTGCGGCCGGACCTGACCATCGGCTTCTTCCTGCACATCCCGTTCCCGCCGGTGGAGCTGTTCATGCAGCTGCCGTGGCGGACCGAGATCGTCGAGGGTCTGCTGGGCGCGGACCTCATCGGCTTCCACCTGCCCGGCGGCGCGCAGAACTTCCTCTACCTGGCCCGGCGGCTGGCCGGGCAGCCGACCTCGCGCGGGACCGTGGGCGTGCGCTCGAAACTCGGTGTGGTGCAGGTGGGCTTCCGCACCGTGCGGGTGGGCGCGTTCCCCATCTCGATCAATTCGGCCGAGCTGGACGAGTATTCGCGGCGGCGGTCGGTGCGCGAGCGCGCCGCCCGGATCCGCGCGGAGCTGGGCAACCCCAAGCACATCCTGCTGGGTGTGGACCGCCTGGACTACACCAAGGGCATCGATATCCGGCTGGCGGCGCTGGAGGAGCTGCTGCAGGACGGCCGCATCGATCCGTCGGAGACGGTGATGGTGCAGCTGGCCACCCCGAGCCGGGAGCGGGTGGAGAGCTACATCCAGATGCGCAGCGACATCGAGCGCCAGGTGGGCCGCATCAACGGTGAATACGCCCGCGTCGGTTACCCGTTCGTGCACTATCTGCACCGGCCGATTCCGCGCGAGGAACTGGTCGCCTTCTTCATCGCCGCCGACGTCATGCTGGTGACGCCGCTGCGCGACGGCATGAATCTGGTCGCCAAGGAGTACGTGGCCTGCCACAGCGGGCTCAACGGCGCGCTGGTGCTCAGCGAATTCACCGGCGCCGCGGCGGAATTGCGGCAGTCGTATCTGTGCAACCCGCACGACCTGGACAGCGTCAAGGATTCGATCGTGCACGCGATCAACGACGATCCGGACACCCGGCGCCGGCGGATGCGGGCGCTGCGCCGCCAGGTGCTCACCCACGATGTGGACCGGTGGGCGCGGGCGTTCCTGGACGCGCTGGCTCAGGACCGGGTCGGGGGCGGCGCGCTGCTCAGCGGCGTCGACGACATGGACCACGACCGCTGAGCGGTCAGATCGGTGTGACCTGGGCGGCGAGCCAGCGGCCGTTGTTCTTGTCGAGGACCACCCGCACCCGGCTGGCGGTGATGGTGCCCTTCGGGATGTCCTTGCCGGTGGTGACCTGGTTCAGGTAGACCAGCACGACCGCGTGATCGGCGGCGGCGGAGACGACGCCCGCGGCCTCGGCGGTGGCCTGGACGGTCAGTTCCTTCTGCTTGGCCCCGGGGATGATGGAACCGGTGATGATCTTCGAATAGTCGTCCCGGAACGAGCCTTCCAGGTTGTCCACGACCTTGGGCAGTTCGGTGTCGATGCTCTTGTAGTCGTAGGAGAACATCGCCTCCAGCGTGCGACGGGCCGCGGCCGTGGCGTCGGCGCGGGCCTGTTCGGCCTGCCGGTCGGAGCGGTAGTCGTACCAGGTCAGGGTGCCCGCCACCGCGGCCGCCAGGAAAAGCGCGGCGGCGCAGGCGAACAGGATTCGGCGCAAATTTCTGCTCATGCCACGAACTCCACATCCGACGCGGTCACGCCCTTGTCGCCGCGGGTCAGGGTGACCCGGAAGCGGTAGTTGCGCTCCTGCGGCCCGTCGTTGGTACCGGCATTGGTGAGCGTCTGCTTGGCCACCACCAGCACGCGGGCCGAGTTGGCGTCGTCGCTCTCGATCGCGGCCTCGGTGACCTGACCGGTGGCCTTGATCTTTATCTGCTGCACCACCTTCTGATACGCGTCCCGGTTCTGCGTCAGGTCCTTCTTCAGGTCACCGGACAGCACCGACAGCACCCGGTCGATGTCCTGGCCGGCCGTATTGTCGTTGATCGTCGTCAGATCCAGCACCGCCTGCCGAGCGGTCTGCACATACTCCGCCCGCCGCGCCTGGACCTGCTCCACCTGCCGATGGTGATAGAACGCGAACCCACCGGACCCGATCAGGCCCATGATCGACAGCACCACGACCGCCGCCGCGGCCCACCCCAGCGGTCCCAGTCCCCGCTTCCCGGCCTCGGCCGTACCCTCGGATTCCGCTGCGCCCGCGTCGGATTCCCCGGTCACCTCCGGTACCCGATCCGGCGACCACAACGACGCCTCGGCGTCGATCGGCTTCGCATCGGTCGGCGCAAGGGTTTTCGCCGCGGGGGTCTTCCCGATGACGACGGTGGTGGCCGCCGTTGCCGGGGTGGTGCGTTGGTCGTCGACGGGTGGGCCCGCTCGGCGGCTGGCGCGGCGGCGGGGGCGGCCGGGGGGTGTGGGGGTTTCGGTCATCGCTGTTGCTCCTCGAGCATCGCCTGCCAACTGGTCGGGACCTTGCCGGAGCCGTTCGTCGAGACGTCGCCCTGGCGGTAGGTGCGGCCGTCGGGCCCGAGGAAGGTTCCGCTGCTCGGGTCGAGGCGGCCGGACATGGCGGCCGGGTGGGTCTGCGCCGGGTCGGCTCCGGTGGGGGCGCCGGAATTGTCGACCGGCCGCGGCGGGCCGAACGGCGGGTTGTCGCCCTCGGGGACATAGCCGTTCGGATCGCGGCACAGCTCGGGTGTCGGCGCCCGTTTACCGGGTACATCCTGGCACGGGGTGTTTCGGATACCGCGGACCGCCTCCTTCGCGTTCTGCGGCACCTTGCAGTACATGCCGCTGGGCGAGTCGGTTTCGCTGGTGTCGGCCGGGGAGCGCCGCTGATCCGGCGGCAGGAAGCCGGTGGTGCAGCCCGGCGGATCGTTGAGCCCGAGCATGAAGTCGACCATGGCGCCGTATTCGGTGGGCCCGCGGATCACCGTGAGCAGCGAGGCCAGCAGCGGCGGGTACACCACCAGGATCTGTTCCAGCCCCGCGTGATACGTGACGCCGACCTGTCCGACGCTCACCAGATTCGACAGCAGCAGCGGCAGCGTCGGCTTCATGTCCTGGAAGGTCTTGCTCACCTTCGCCGCCGCCGACGGTGTGCGCTCGAGCAGTTGGCTCAGCGACGGATCGTGCTGGCGCAGTTGATCGGTGACGGTGGCCAGATCGTGGGTCCAGGCGCGCACGGCGGCGGCGGACCGGTTCTGGGTGTCCAGCAGCGGGCCGATCTTGTTCAGCAGATCCTTGGTCTGCTGGGTATTGGCCTGCGCCTCCTGCACCAGCAGCGACGCCGAGTCGATGAACTTCTGCAGATCCGGTCCGGCGCCGTTGAACGCGACGAACGCGTCGTCGATGAGCTGCCGCAGCTTGGTGTTCTGCACGCTGGCCAGCAGCCGGTCGGCCTGGTCGAGCATGGCCCCGACGTCCTGCGGCAATCGGGTGCGCTGCACCGCGATCACCGACCCGTTACGCAGGTTTCCGCCCCGGGGATGGTCGACCGGGACCAGGTCCACGTACTGCTCCCCCACCGCGGACACGCTCTTGACGTAGGCGTCCACATCGCTGGGAATCTTGTAGTCGCTGTTGATCGACAGCCGTGCGTCGACCCCGTCGGGGGTGAGCCGGACCTCGTCCACCTTCCCCACATTGGTGCCGCGGTAGGCCACGTTGGCGGTCGGATACAGCCCGCCGGTCGCGGCCAGCTGCACGGTGACGCGATAGCGCCCGATGCCGACCATGGCGGGCAGGTGCACATAGCTGCCCGCCATCACGACCAAGCCGATCACGGTCAGCACCGCGAAGATGGTGAGCTGGATCCGGACGAATCGGGTGAGTTTCATCGGCCCGGCCCTCCCTGCTGCGGATTCGGCACGGTGAGTCCGGGAATGGCGGGCAGGCCCGGAATCGGCGGCAGGCCGGGAATACTCGGCGCCGGCGGCGGGGTGGCCGGGGGCGGGGGGGCGGGGGGCGACGCCTGCAGCGGCCCGGTGACCGGATCGCCCTTGCCCTCCGCGGTTCCGGCGAACGAGCCGAGCATGCCCTCGACCCCGCCGAAGCGCCCGCCCAGCGGGGTGCCGGTCAGGAAGTTCGAATCGATGCGGGCGGGCGTGATGTCCACCGTCATCAGCAGATTCAGGTAGTCGCCCTGCAGCGCGCGGTCGAGATTCTTCATCGGGAACGGGAAGGTCAACAGCCACTGCAGCGAGTCGGCGAGCTTGCCGCCGGTGTCGGCCAGCGACGTCAGCACCGGATGCAGGTTGGCCAGGTCGGCCTTCAGGTTGTCGCCGCCCTGCGCGATGATCTTCTGCACCACATCGCTCAGATCACCCAGGGCGGTAATGGTTCTGGTGATGT carries:
- a CDS encoding multicopper oxidase family protein, whose product is MPAHRFPLAQPLTRRGLLALGGGLATAAALAACSTNSRTLVMPDSDAMRAAENRRRAAGAAVREVRLRAEPATVDLGGVQVQTWTYGGRLPGQEIRLTRGEVLRADVTNTLPMQTTVHWHGVALRNDMDGGEPGVTQPAIAANGGTFGYEFTVPDAGTYWFHPHTGVQLDRGLYAPLIVEDPADGTDYDLEAVVVLDDWLDGVNGRDPDKQLRQLRDKGMAGMNMGSSSMPMATDPHAPLGSDAGDVKDYPYFLINGRIGADPQTFTARPGQRMRLRIINAAADTAFRVAVGGHRLRIIHTDGFPVQPVTTSSVLLGMGERYDVIVDLADGVFPLVAAAEGKAGQGFALIRTGSGAPPAADVQPAELSAPPLTADRLVALDAVRLPKRTPDRTLDLTLAADSKQYIWTINGQVYDKRTPLDVTQGQRVRLRFVNKTMMFHPMHLHGHTFELVTPAGTGPRKDTSIVLPMRTVEVDLDANNPGQWMLHCHNVYHAESGMMTVLSYVR
- a CDS encoding MbtH family protein, translating into MSTNPFDDEDGRFFVLVNDEEQHSLWPAFAEVPAGWRVVFGEDSRAACVEYVEKNWTDMRPKSLRDAMAADDAARQAAQS
- a CDS encoding h domain protein, which encodes MSRNLRRILFACAAALFLAAAVAGTLTWYDYRSDRQAEQARADATAAARRTLEAMFSYDYKSIDTELPKVVDNLEGSFRDDYSKIITGSIIPGAKQKELTVQATAEAAGVVSAAADHAVVLVYLNQVTTGKDIPKGTITASRVRVVLDKNNGRWLAAQVTPI
- a CDS encoding alpha/beta fold hydrolase, which produces MDTSGKDEHPHPDEPSPIGAAPSGGEDGADDGFVAVDLYQSEGAGAAEGEGAGGEAEDVGGVTESVRPAWVDDDLFPFESRFVDIDGHTVHYVDEGSGPTLLFLHGNPTWSFLWRDVIRALRDDFRCVALDYPGFGLSTPMPGYRYLPEEHADVVTGFVDSLGLEGVTLVGQDWGGLIGLAAVQRRPGVFDRLVLADTWAWPTNGVLHFEYFSRIFGGPPGRFLARHLNFLVNVFIPLGHRRRKPTAAEMTHYRRAMDTPERRMASAVFPRRVLASRAFFAEVEAGLADIAHLPTLIVWGDADIAFRPQERERLEATFPNHKTVIVAGAGTYVESDAPDEFVTAIRDWTATQRPDTSHRRPPS
- a CDS encoding alpha/beta fold hydrolase, which translates into the protein MPLATVNGIALNYQLKGDRAKGSDAKGAAPLVVLIMGTGSPGRVWELHQVPALVAAGYRVCTFDNRGIAPSFESADGITIDDLVADTAALIEFLDEGPALVAGTSMGARVAQELALTRPDLVRKAVFMAGHGRMDQLQKTLSAGEHDLDASGITLPPKYEAAVTAVLNLSPATLADTHAARDWLDLFEFTGGPVPPGIRAQRRMDHEFDRLHAYRGIKVPCLAVGFADDRMLPPYLARELAEVIPGARYQEIPDAGHYGYLERPEAVNKVLLDFFAG
- a CDS encoding MCE family protein, producing MKLTRFVRIQLTIFAVLTVIGLVVMAGSYVHLPAMVGIGRYRVTVQLAATGGLYPTANVAYRGTNVGKVDEVRLTPDGVDARLSINSDYKIPSDVDAYVKSVSAVGEQYVDLVPVDHPRGGNLRNGSVIAVQRTRLPQDVGAMLDQADRLLASVQNTKLRQLIDDAFVAFNGAGPDLQKFIDSASLLVQEAQANTQQTKDLLNKIGPLLDTQNRSAAAVRAWTHDLATVTDQLRQHDPSLSQLLERTPSAAAKVSKTFQDMKPTLPLLLSNLVSVGQVGVTYHAGLEQILVVYPPLLASLLTVIRGPTEYGAMVDFMLGLNDPPGCTTGFLPPDQRRSPADTSETDSPSGMYCKVPQNAKEAVRGIRNTPCQDVPGKRAPTPELCRDPNGYVPEGDNPPFGPPRPVDNSGAPTGADPAQTHPAAMSGRLDPSSGTFLGPDGRTYRQGDVSTNGSGKVPTSWQAMLEEQQR
- a CDS encoding alpha,alpha-trehalose-phosphate synthase (UDP-forming), giving the protein MSDTHTDRSSQDRDGAGSGFVVVANRLPVDLERLPDGTTRWKRSPGGLVTALEPVLRTNSGAWVGWAGVPDVDVDPIIEDGLELHPVPLAAEEVEEYYEGFSNGTLWPLYHDVIVRPEYHRSWWSAYVNVNRRFAEHTAKVAAEGATVWVQDYQLQLVPKMLRMLRPDLTIGFFLHIPFPPVELFMQLPWRTEIVEGLLGADLIGFHLPGGAQNFLYLARRLAGQPTSRGTVGVRSKLGVVQVGFRTVRVGAFPISINSAELDEYSRRRSVRERAARIRAELGNPKHILLGVDRLDYTKGIDIRLAALEELLQDGRIDPSETVMVQLATPSRERVESYIQMRSDIERQVGRINGEYARVGYPFVHYLHRPIPREELVAFFIAADVMLVTPLRDGMNLVAKEYVACHSGLNGALVLSEFTGAAAELRQSYLCNPHDLDSVKDSIVHAINDDPDTRRRRMRALRRQVLTHDVDRWARAFLDALAQDRVGGGALLSGVDDMDHDR